Proteins encoded by one window of Lycium barbarum isolate Lr01 chromosome 11, ASM1917538v2, whole genome shotgun sequence:
- the LOC132617282 gene encoding uncharacterized protein LOC132617282, which produces MKVGPKVILLFKDPSGTAIFQSLQPNPNSNLQTRREESLDLSLQRYGIKDQKVSIEFVHFLDGSNPEVSVLLLENYEPPTLACALNEVLTLLVGDGLSNMPTIVVPFVVAATKLKMGNRTSVAVENNSVYGLQVGASNGLTKALAANLQSPPQSLQIFNEQLACLLQLVRVLKVPTFVVIGKKGQNLHHKTSEEELQVIHEIGQHLASFSSLSFSGKKIAWDAAKSSRETQEPWRALYG; this is translated from the exons atgaaggtaGGCCCAAAAGTAATACTCCTCTTCAAAGATCCATCCGGCACCGCCATCTTCCAATCCCTTCAACCTAACCCTAATTCCAACCTTCAAACCCG ACGAGAAGAATCTCTTGATTTATCCTTACAACGGTACGGAATTAAAGACCAAAAGGTGTCAATCGAATTCGTTCATTTTCTCGATGGCTCAAATCCCGAG GTGTCGGTGTTGCTTCTGGAAAACTACGAGCCTCCAACACTTGCTTGTGCTCTCAATGAAGTTCTGACATTGTTAGTAGGAGATGGGTTGTCAAATATGCCCACTATCGTGGTCCCTTTTGTTGTGGCTGCAACAAAGCTTAAGATGGGAAATAGAACTTCCGTTGCAGTTGAAAATAACTCAGTTTATGGGTTGCAAGTAGGTGCCTCTAATGGCCTTACTAAAGCTTTGGCCGCGAATTTGCAAAGCCCACCACAGTCGTTGCAGATTTTCAACGAACAGTTGGCGTGCTTACTTCAGTTGGTTCGAGTTTTGAAGGTGCCTACTTTTGTTGTAATTGGCAAAAAAGGTCAAAATTTGCATCATAAGACTTCAGAAGAGGAACTTCAG GTGATACATGAGATAGGACAGCATTTGGCTAGCTTCTCATCTCTTAGTTTCTCGGGAAAAAAGATAGCATGGGATGCAGCAAAGTCTTCAAGAGAAACTCAAGAGCCTTGGCGTGCATTATATGGTTGA
- the LOC132617232 gene encoding uncharacterized membrane protein At3g27390 yields the protein MEVPVGFLAKLWSFISFLPFFFLLFILGLLKGLIIGPIVTVIISVGNSAVVIGLWPAHFIWTYYCVAKTKRLGWALKIALLVSLPVPLIIWPLIAIIGSVLGGIGYGFFAPLIATFEAIGENITCKVYHCFLDGCISTLKGSCTVVRDFTDFCFHSYFSYMDELSEEMHPDEKPIEVKLSKLPSCILVSLLAIPVDVPFITALALWKSPFMLFRGWKRLLEDLIGREGPFLETVCVPFAGLAIFLWPLAVVGSVIASFFSSFALALYSGVVVHQEDSFRMGLAYILAAVSIFDEYTNDLLDMREGSCFSRPRYRRNMNSSGGLDSKKSIEQKIEKEGSRNLKLVSHGSKTLKQTIQQYTPMQVWGWLFKSCEVNGRILLREGLIDVKDIEECIVKGDCKKLGIKLPAWSILQCLLASAKSDSPGLIISDEVELTKSNWPKDKVCEWFLGPLLVMKEQIKKLQLTEDEESSLRKLVMVCKNERTEEWDNTGFPSTDAVRRAQLQAVIRRLQGIVGSLSRVPTFRRRFKNLVKVLYLEAIQIGLVADTDGGSSKAGNGWRQRSKGDKKNRNEGEQSEQSSRDGDSIV from the exons ATGGAAGTACCAGTAGGGTTCTTGGCTAAGCTTTGGAGCTTTATATCatttcttcctttcttcttcttgctCTTCATCCTTGGCCTTCTCAAAG GATTAATAATTGGCCCGATTGTGACAGTCATCATATCAGTAGGGAATTCAGCAGTTGTAATTGGACTATGGCCAGCACATTTTATCTGGACCTACTACTGTGTTGCAAA AACCAAAAGGCTTGGATGGGCATTGAAGATTGCACTACTGGTTTCATTGCCAGTTCCTCTTATTATTTGGCCCCTTATAGCCATTATTGGGAGCGTTCTTGGTGGGATAGGTTACGGTTTTTTCGCTCCTTTGATTGCAACTTTTGAGGCTATTGGAGAGAATATCACTTGCAAGGTCTACCACTGCTTTCTG GATGGTTGTATTTCCACTCTTAAAGGGAGCTGCACAGTAGTACGGGATTTTACAGACTTTTGCTTCCACTCATACTTTTCTTACATGGACGAGCTTTCTGAGGAAATGCATCCAGATGAAAAACCTATAGAAGTGAA GTTGTCAAAGCTGCCAAGTTGCATTTTGGTTTCACTGCTTGCAATTCCAGTGGATGTGCCGTTTATTACAGCTCTTGCTCTTTGGAAGAGCCCATTCATGCTGTTCAGAGGCTGGAAGAGGCTACTAGAAGACTTAATTGGAAGGGAGGGCCCATTTCTGGAGACTGTTTGTGTTCCTTTTGCTGGCCTTGCAATCTTTTTGTGGCCTTTAGCTGTTGTCGGATCTGTGATAGCATCCTTCTTTTCAAGTTTTGCTCTCGCACTTTACAGTGGGGTTGTGGTCCATCAG GAAGACTCATTTCGCATGGGACTTGCATACATCCTAGCAGCCGTTTCCATATTTGACGAATACACAAACGACCTACTTGACATGAGGGAAGGGTCATGCTTCTCAAG GCCTCGATATCGAAGAAATATGAACTCCTCTGGAGGCCTTGACAGTAAGAAATCAATTGAGCAGAAGATTGAAAAAGAAGGATCACGCAACTTGAAGCTTGTTTCGCATGGATCAAAAACCCTGAAACAGACTATCCAACAATATACACCCATGCAG GTATGGGGTTGGCTCTTTAAATCCTGTGAGGTCAATGGAAGAATACTCCTACGTGAAGGCCTGATAGACGTCAAAGATATTGAGGAATGTATTGTGAAGGGGGACTGTAAGAAGCTAGGCATCAAATTACCTGCTTGGTCCATTCTACAGTGTCTGCTTGCATCTGCAAAATCGGACTCTCCGGGCCTGATAATTT CTGATGAAGTGGAATTGACAAAGTCTAACTGGCCAAAGGATAAAGTATGTGAGTGGTTCCTTGGGCCACTCTTAGTCATGAAGGAGCAAATAAAAAAGCTACAGTTGACAGAAGATGAAGAAAGTAGCCTGAGGAAATTGGTAATGGTGTGCAAAAATGAAAGAACGGAGGAATGGGATAACACGGGATTTCCATCCACCGATGCTGTGAGGAGAGCACAATTGCAAGCTGTAATTAGGAG GTTGCAGGGGATTGTTGGTTCTTTATCTCGGGTACCGACATTCAGAAGGCGCTTCAAGAATTTGGTGAAGGTATTGTATTTAGAAGCAATCCAGATTGGTCTTGTGGCTGATACTGATGGTGGAAGCTCAAAAGCTGGAAATGGATGGCGACAACGTTCAAAGGGGGACAAGAAAAATAGAAATGAGGGAGAACAAAGTGAGCAAAGCAGCCGAGATGGTGATAGTATTGTTTGA